Proteins co-encoded in one Opitutus terrae PB90-1 genomic window:
- a CDS encoding glycosyltransferase, with the protein MQQRPLVSIVLPVHNGERYLRESVRSCLDQTYQNWELIAVDDCSTDGTAAMLDSFAAREPRMRVLRNPANLRLPASLNVGFAASRGEILTWTSDDNLYLPNALEEMVSALMEHREAMMVYAAQDIIDESGAVVVRYPSGSPESLCHFNVVNACFAYRRKVLETVGGYDPILELVEDWDYWLRIARRYEIIQLECCLYLYRANPASLSQQTGDRRWKVEERLLEMRLPELRWKWPAGYARGFIRLCHPRWQRGDRRTAWRHFGRALRYFPVALRHWRALIPLCLGKRVYYALRARLRWLEQRPL; encoded by the coding sequence ATGCAGCAGCGGCCACTCGTTTCCATCGTTCTGCCGGTGCACAATGGCGAACGCTACTTGCGCGAATCAGTTCGAAGTTGCCTCGACCAGACTTACCAGAACTGGGAGCTGATTGCCGTCGACGACTGTTCGACTGACGGCACGGCCGCGATGCTTGATTCGTTCGCCGCGCGCGAGCCCCGGATGAGGGTGTTACGGAACCCCGCCAACCTCCGGCTGCCCGCATCGTTGAATGTGGGGTTCGCGGCGTCCCGCGGCGAGATTCTCACCTGGACATCCGACGACAACCTCTACCTGCCCAACGCGCTGGAGGAGATGGTGTCCGCGCTCATGGAGCATCGCGAAGCGATGATGGTGTATGCAGCGCAGGATATCATCGACGAATCGGGTGCCGTCGTCGTTCGCTATCCCAGCGGCTCGCCAGAATCGCTGTGCCATTTCAATGTCGTGAACGCATGCTTCGCCTACCGGAGGAAAGTGCTGGAGACGGTCGGCGGCTATGATCCAATCCTGGAGCTGGTGGAAGATTGGGATTACTGGCTCCGAATTGCGCGACGCTACGAGATCATCCAGCTGGAGTGCTGCCTATATCTTTACCGCGCGAATCCGGCCTCGCTGAGCCAGCAGACGGGTGACCGCAGGTGGAAAGTGGAGGAGCGGCTCCTCGAGATGCGCTTGCCCGAACTTCGATGGAAATGGCCGGCGGGATATGCGCGCGGATTTATTCGGCTGTGTCACCCGCGTTGGCAACGCGGCGATCGCCGCACGGCCTGGCGGCATTTCGGCCGAGCCTTGCGCTATTTTCCCGTGGCGCTCCGCCATTGGCGCGCGCTCATTCCCCTCTGCCTCGGCAAACGCGTGTATTACGCGCTGCGGGCTCGACTTCGGTGGCTGGAGCAGCGGCCGCTGTGA
- a CDS encoding glycosyltransferase, producing MTRPIVQFLWMGCRLSTLEQLCLRSFLAHGRQVHLYTYQTVEGVPEGVQQRDGREILPESAVFAYKEGFGKGSHAGFSDLFRYHLLRKKGGWWFDMDFVALRPIPTPDDLWMASTFEGEWGECANNCALYAPPGHPALVWLCDEAERIIDTGTCNFGDTGPFLVQRLVREKNLHRHMAPWWVFSPYPWRQIHRVAITGSLKLVKDQLRCLRFLYWQMRRKDFRAGYLRRGSLAIHLHNEIWRSLGMDKDAAYHPLCLFERLKRKYLLES from the coding sequence ATGACCCGCCCGATTGTCCAGTTTCTCTGGATGGGATGCCGGCTCTCCACACTCGAACAGTTGTGCCTCCGCTCCTTTCTGGCCCACGGCCGTCAGGTGCACCTCTACACGTATCAAACGGTCGAGGGGGTACCGGAAGGCGTGCAACAACGCGATGGCCGAGAGATCCTGCCGGAAAGCGCGGTCTTCGCTTACAAGGAGGGTTTCGGCAAAGGTAGCCACGCGGGTTTTTCCGACCTGTTCCGCTATCACCTGCTCCGAAAAAAAGGTGGTTGGTGGTTCGACATGGATTTCGTCGCTTTGCGTCCGATTCCCACGCCCGACGATTTGTGGATGGCTTCCACTTTCGAGGGGGAATGGGGTGAGTGCGCCAACAACTGCGCATTGTATGCGCCGCCCGGGCATCCTGCGCTCGTCTGGCTTTGCGACGAAGCGGAACGCATTATCGATACCGGCACCTGCAACTTCGGCGACACCGGTCCTTTCCTCGTTCAACGCTTGGTGCGGGAGAAAAACCTCCACCGTCACATGGCGCCGTGGTGGGTGTTCTCGCCCTATCCTTGGCGCCAGATTCACCGCGTGGCGATCACCGGCTCGCTCAAGCTCGTAAAAGATCAGTTGCGGTGTCTCCGGTTCCTTTACTGGCAGATGAGGCGGAAGGATTTCCGGGCGGGCTATCTCCGCCGAGGTTCGCTCGCGATCCATCTCCACAACGAAATCTGGCGCTCGTTGGGCATGGACAAAGACGCCGCTTACCATCCGCTCTGCCTCTTCGAACGACTCAAGCGAAAGTATCTCCTAGAGTCATGA
- the wecB gene encoding non-hydrolyzing UDP-N-acetylglucosamine 2-epimerase yields the protein MGSSPSSVQRRPVVLSVVGTRPEAIKMAPVISRLRHQSDAFQSVVVSTGQHREMLDQALQLFGITPDQDLQLMRADQSLAQLTARLFESLDRVLDEFSPDWVLAQGDTTTVLVTSLLCHYRRIPFGHVEAGLRSGDKWRPFPEETNRRVADLVADAYFAPTAAAADNLRREGCAPEHIFVTGNTVIDALLEVASRPFDWSAHSLPPLPSSARMVLITAHRRESFGAPFRELCEAIRELAQIHAEEGVHFLYPMHLNPNVRRPVGDTLSDLANVHLIEPVDYFTMVHLMKRASLVLTDSGGVQEEAPSLGVPVLVMRDTTERPEGIDAGVAKLVGTARPRIVAESTAILSGRSTLRTALGASPYGDGHAAQRIVEILRARTS from the coding sequence ATGGGTTCATCGCCATCTTCCGTTCAGCGGCGACCTGTGGTGTTGTCCGTGGTGGGAACTCGGCCGGAAGCCATCAAAATGGCGCCAGTCATCAGCCGGCTGCGGCATCAGTCGGACGCTTTTCAGAGCGTGGTCGTATCGACCGGACAGCACCGCGAGATGCTGGATCAAGCGCTGCAGCTCTTCGGGATCACCCCAGACCAGGATTTGCAGTTGATGCGTGCCGATCAGTCCCTCGCCCAACTCACCGCCAGACTCTTCGAATCGCTGGATCGCGTGCTGGACGAATTCAGTCCGGACTGGGTGCTGGCTCAGGGCGACACGACGACGGTACTCGTAACATCCTTACTCTGTCACTACCGGCGGATTCCCTTCGGACACGTCGAAGCCGGGTTGCGCAGCGGAGACAAATGGCGGCCCTTCCCGGAAGAAACCAATCGACGCGTTGCGGACCTGGTGGCGGATGCGTATTTCGCCCCGACCGCCGCGGCGGCTGACAACCTTCGACGCGAGGGCTGCGCGCCAGAGCACATTTTCGTAACCGGCAATACGGTGATCGATGCGCTCCTCGAGGTGGCGAGCCGGCCATTCGATTGGTCCGCCCACTCCCTGCCGCCCCTGCCCTCTTCGGCTCGCATGGTCCTGATCACCGCACATCGGAGGGAAAGTTTTGGCGCCCCTTTTCGCGAGTTGTGCGAGGCCATTCGAGAACTGGCGCAAATCCACGCCGAGGAGGGAGTGCATTTCCTTTACCCGATGCATCTCAATCCCAACGTACGGCGTCCCGTGGGCGATACTCTGTCGGACTTGGCCAATGTGCATCTCATCGAGCCTGTCGATTATTTCACAATGGTTCATCTGATGAAACGGGCCAGCCTGGTGCTGACCGACTCGGGTGGCGTGCAGGAAGAGGCGCCCAGCTTGGGCGTGCCTGTACTTGTGATGCGCGACACCACCGAGCGCCCGGAGGGCATCGATGCGGGCGTGGCGAAACTTGTCGGAACGGCCCGTCCGCGGATCGTCGCGGAGAGCACGGCCATTCTCAGCGGTCGTTCCACTCTCCGCACCGCGCTCGGCGCCAGCCCCTATGGCGACGGTCACGCCGCACAGCGGATTGTCGAGATCCTGCGTGCCCGCACCTCGTGA
- a CDS encoding sugar 3,4-ketoisomerase codes for MNPRLKLRVRHSGLVDLSFFHDPPDGNLFIAEAKWHVPFPIRRVYFINNLANRAAVRGKHAHRKLQQAIFCINGAFTLHLDDGRTRQRLLLNDPSRGVLLGPMLWHTMSGFSYDCVILVLASARFSERDYIRDYGEFQRLSRSAKSGTRSTRRAAR; via the coding sequence ATGAACCCTCGGCTCAAGCTTCGCGTGCGCCACTCCGGACTGGTGGACCTTTCGTTTTTCCACGATCCACCGGACGGAAACCTCTTCATCGCCGAAGCGAAGTGGCACGTGCCGTTCCCGATCCGGCGCGTTTATTTCATCAACAATCTGGCCAACCGCGCGGCGGTCCGCGGCAAACACGCGCACCGCAAACTGCAGCAGGCGATCTTCTGCATCAACGGCGCGTTCACGCTGCACCTCGATGACGGTCGCACTCGCCAGCGACTGCTGCTCAACGACCCATCGCGGGGCGTGCTGCTCGGGCCCATGCTTTGGCACACGATGTCTGGATTTTCCTACGATTGCGTGATCCTCGTGCTAGCCAGCGCTCGTTTCTCGGAACGCGATTACATCCGCGACTATGGCGAGTTTCAGCGATTGAGTCGTTCCGCGAAGTCCGGCACACGCTCAACGCGCCGCGCTGCTCGATGA
- a CDS encoding glycosyltransferase family 2 protein: MKASIIIATHNPRTDYLERVIAAIRRQTLPPGEWEFLLVDNCSSPPLASDLTNWHPHGRIIAAPMLGLTPARCAGLAASRGEILIWADDDNVLAPDYLEQALTAFAADAKLGAAGGKSIPEYESALPRWYHSGLAPLGCRDLGDERIDSRWTTMEPRFYPSSAPLGAGLVIRRSAMLAWAVAVEHDSRRARFGRHGAQLTSGEDNDINLTLLAAGWKLSYLPALRLIHLIPPRRLTAEYQGRIGESTSRDFVRVLDVHGIRPWRPIPRWGVPLRKARAWFNRRAWRGPAEHILWRGDCGQFDGRASIWNLQRARMLKAVGAGRAVYLLYHQPMGWVRGSWRDGGPLGRRRTERGRRAMMSAASTLPPPSATGSSPIDVTLLTGRQFWYQTAFCLWTLARTAERPVRPLIIDDGTTDETAIASLRRTFPQARFIPLAETMARLDEVLPVKRFPALRARRENFVLLRKLTDVHAGLHGWRLLLDSDLLFFRRPDVLLDWLDRPERPLRGEDVMNAYGYPLEELACLAGRTLPERVNTGTLGLRSDTIDWERLEHWCDALQRRGPHYFQEQALTAMLLAGADCVVLPPEDYVVFPHPPEVMECRAVMHHYTAGSKRWYFRHNWQRVFGS, translated from the coding sequence GTGAAGGCCAGTATCATCATCGCCACGCACAACCCGCGGACCGACTACTTGGAGCGCGTCATCGCGGCCATCCGCAGGCAAACGCTGCCCCCCGGCGAATGGGAATTCCTGCTGGTGGACAACTGCAGCTCGCCACCGCTGGCCAGCGACCTCACCAACTGGCACCCGCACGGCCGGATCATTGCCGCGCCTATGCTCGGGCTGACTCCTGCGCGGTGTGCCGGGCTAGCCGCTTCGCGCGGCGAAATCCTCATTTGGGCGGACGATGACAACGTCCTCGCGCCGGACTACCTCGAGCAGGCGCTGACGGCATTTGCCGCGGACGCAAAGCTCGGGGCGGCCGGCGGCAAATCCATTCCCGAATATGAGAGCGCTCTGCCTCGATGGTATCACTCGGGACTCGCTCCACTGGGCTGCCGTGACCTGGGCGACGAGCGGATTGACAGCCGCTGGACCACCATGGAACCGAGATTTTATCCGTCGTCCGCGCCGCTAGGCGCAGGGTTGGTCATTCGCCGTTCGGCGATGCTGGCATGGGCTGTGGCGGTGGAGCACGATTCGCGACGGGCCCGATTCGGTCGCCACGGCGCGCAGCTTACGTCCGGCGAAGACAACGACATTAACCTGACCTTGCTCGCGGCGGGATGGAAGCTGAGTTACCTCCCCGCACTCCGCCTGATCCACCTCATTCCTCCACGCCGGCTCACGGCTGAGTACCAAGGGCGCATCGGGGAGTCGACGTCTCGCGACTTCGTGCGAGTACTTGATGTGCACGGCATCAGACCCTGGAGACCGATTCCGCGCTGGGGCGTACCGCTGCGGAAAGCCCGCGCCTGGTTCAATCGCCGCGCGTGGCGCGGGCCGGCGGAGCACATCCTCTGGCGCGGAGACTGCGGTCAGTTCGATGGCCGCGCGTCGATCTGGAACTTGCAGAGGGCTCGTATGCTAAAAGCCGTGGGAGCGGGTCGCGCCGTTTATCTGCTCTACCATCAGCCGATGGGATGGGTGCGCGGTTCCTGGCGCGACGGCGGCCCGCTGGGAAGACGTCGCACCGAGCGAGGCCGACGCGCCATGATGTCTGCCGCCAGCACGCTTCCTCCGCCGTCTGCGACCGGAAGCTCGCCCATCGATGTCACCCTTCTTACCGGCCGACAATTCTGGTACCAGACCGCGTTTTGCCTGTGGACCCTCGCCCGTACCGCCGAACGGCCGGTGCGCCCGCTGATCATCGATGACGGTACCACTGATGAGACGGCCATCGCGTCGCTGCGACGCACGTTCCCGCAAGCGCGGTTCATTCCTCTCGCCGAAACCATGGCCCGACTCGACGAGGTGCTGCCGGTAAAACGTTTTCCCGCCCTGCGTGCTCGACGGGAGAATTTTGTGCTCCTGCGCAAACTGACGGACGTGCATGCCGGACTCCATGGTTGGCGCTTGCTGCTCGATTCAGATCTCTTGTTCTTCCGCCGGCCGGACGTTCTGCTCGACTGGCTGGATCGACCGGAACGACCGCTGCGCGGCGAGGACGTCATGAATGCCTATGGGTATCCGCTCGAGGAGTTGGCTTGTCTGGCCGGCCGGACTCTTCCCGAAAGAGTTAACACCGGAACGCTCGGACTTCGTAGCGACACGATCGATTGGGAACGCTTGGAACACTGGTGCGACGCGCTGCAACGCCGCGGACCGCATTACTTCCAGGAGCAGGCGCTCACTGCCATGCTCCTAGCGGGTGCGGATTGCGTTGTGCTGCCGCCCGAAGACTACGTGGTCTTTCCGCATCCACCTGAAGTCATGGAATGCCGCGCGGTGATGCACCACTACACCGCCGGATCAAAGCGCTGGTACTTCCGCCACAATTGGCAACGCGTGTTTGGTTCATGA
- a CDS encoding polysaccharide ABC transporter ATP-binding protein, translating to MSGPAIEVSGLSKRYVIEHESRHDNLRDTLHHIARKLWRRFRWGTGFAREEFWALRDVSFSVQPGEVVGIIGRNGAGKSTLLKILSRITEATTGRVTLRGRVASLLEVGTGFHPDLTGRENIFLNGAILGMSRAEIRRKFDEIVAFAEVEKFLDTPVKRYSSGMYVRLAFAVAAHLEPEILIVDEVLAVGDAAFQKKCLGKMRDVSTREQRAVLFVSHNMAAVQSLCQRAIWLSAGRIAQTGPVSSVVSQYVQSGVIATAERHWEAEAAPGDDRVRLRAARVHQGGSSVEVVDINQPSQIELTFETLRECRNLITGCNFYDATGTCLFAHCDWRPNVLPPGRYRKQIELPAQLFAEGKIVVLVQLVFHDPMVLSVILPDALAFEAIDSDSPQAVRGLYHGYWPGAVRIGLQWSDASPA from the coding sequence ATGAGCGGCCCCGCCATCGAAGTCTCAGGGCTGAGCAAGCGCTACGTGATCGAGCACGAATCGCGGCACGATAACCTGCGCGACACGCTCCATCACATCGCGCGGAAGCTCTGGCGGCGGTTTCGTTGGGGCACGGGGTTCGCGCGCGAGGAGTTCTGGGCCTTACGCGATGTGTCGTTTTCCGTGCAGCCCGGCGAGGTCGTCGGGATCATCGGCCGCAACGGCGCGGGCAAGAGCACCCTGCTCAAGATCCTCTCGCGGATCACCGAGGCGACCACCGGCCGGGTGACGCTCCGCGGTCGCGTGGCTTCGCTCCTGGAGGTCGGCACCGGCTTTCATCCGGACCTGACGGGGCGCGAAAACATTTTCCTCAACGGAGCGATTTTGGGCATGAGCCGGGCGGAAATCCGGCGCAAGTTCGACGAGATCGTCGCCTTCGCTGAGGTGGAAAAATTTCTCGACACCCCGGTGAAGCGCTACAGCAGCGGGATGTATGTGCGCCTCGCGTTCGCCGTGGCGGCGCATCTGGAACCAGAGATCCTGATCGTCGACGAGGTGCTGGCGGTCGGCGACGCCGCGTTCCAGAAAAAGTGCCTCGGCAAGATGAGGGACGTATCTACGCGCGAGCAGCGAGCGGTGTTGTTCGTCAGCCACAATATGGCCGCAGTCCAGTCACTCTGTCAGCGCGCGATCTGGCTCAGCGCCGGCCGGATTGCGCAGACCGGGCCAGTGTCCTCCGTCGTCAGCCAGTACGTGCAATCGGGCGTCATCGCCACGGCCGAACGCCACTGGGAGGCGGAAGCGGCCCCCGGCGACGATCGGGTGCGGTTGCGCGCTGCACGCGTGCACCAAGGCGGTTCCTCGGTTGAAGTGGTGGACATCAATCAACCGTCGCAGATCGAGCTGACCTTCGAAACGCTGCGCGAGTGTCGGAATCTAATTACCGGGTGCAATTTCTACGATGCGACGGGGACCTGCCTGTTTGCTCATTGTGATTGGCGACCAAACGTCCTGCCCCCTGGCCGGTATCGGAAACAGATCGAATTGCCCGCCCAGCTTTTTGCCGAGGGCAAGATTGTGGTTCTGGTGCAACTGGTCTTTCACGATCCGATGGTGCTAAGCGTCATTTTGCCGGACGCACTCGCATTCGAAGCCATCGATTCAGACTCACCTCAGGCTGTCCGGGGTCTCTATCACGGCTACTGGCCCGGCGCGGTACGGATTGGCCTGCAATGGAGCGATGCGTCGCCCGCCTGA
- a CDS encoding glycosyltransferase family 4 protein: MRLALISFEYPPAVAIGGIGTYAWQASRMLAEAGDDVVVFAAGVSDSVEHPMPRVTVHRIAATARPEFAFALVPVLRTEHARHAFDVVEAPEIGPEGLPAFEALPELARVVKLHTPTYWVNRIGYEPPTRRQQLRVILGALRRGRWQRVRPPVYAPADDAERRGALLADEIAAPSRAIAELLMREWTLDPARVHTFPLPFEPPSALLDLPVPTQTRTIGFLGRLEPRKGVVEMARAIPTILRSAPHLSFRFIGPSWSYHGGDMRQWMERRLHAFRSRLHFTGAVAPRDIPAELAQCDVLVLPSRWENFPFACWEAMASGRAVIASSAGGMAEVIEPGISGLLVRPRSSRAIADAVVELAQSTLRVASLGSAGRARVQALLSPARVYPLQRAGYERAKAAAHRRRSINVAPSLA; this comes from the coding sequence ATGCGTCTCGCGCTGATCAGTTTTGAGTATCCGCCGGCGGTGGCGATCGGCGGTATCGGCACGTACGCGTGGCAAGCCAGCCGCATGCTGGCCGAGGCCGGCGACGACGTCGTAGTCTTTGCCGCGGGTGTATCGGACTCCGTGGAGCACCCGATGCCCCGGGTCACCGTGCATCGCATCGCCGCCACGGCTCGGCCCGAGTTTGCCTTCGCTCTCGTACCGGTTCTACGCACGGAACACGCGCGCCACGCCTTCGACGTGGTGGAGGCACCGGAGATCGGACCAGAAGGACTGCCGGCCTTCGAAGCGCTGCCTGAGCTTGCCCGCGTAGTGAAACTGCATACGCCGACTTACTGGGTGAATCGGATAGGCTACGAACCGCCCACGCGCCGGCAGCAGCTGCGGGTTATCCTTGGCGCGCTGCGGCGCGGTCGCTGGCAGCGAGTTCGTCCGCCGGTCTACGCTCCAGCAGACGACGCCGAGCGCCGAGGAGCACTGCTCGCCGACGAGATCGCCGCCCCCAGCCGGGCGATCGCGGAACTACTCATGCGCGAGTGGACGCTCGATCCGGCTCGGGTTCATACATTCCCGCTGCCGTTCGAGCCGCCTTCGGCTTTGCTGGACCTGCCGGTTCCGACACAGACCCGCACCATCGGTTTCTTAGGCCGACTCGAGCCTCGCAAAGGCGTAGTCGAGATGGCTCGCGCAATTCCCACCATCCTCCGCTCTGCGCCGCATCTGAGTTTCCGCTTCATCGGTCCATCCTGGTCTTACCACGGCGGCGATATGCGGCAGTGGATGGAGCGCCGGCTCCACGCCTTCCGCTCCCGGCTGCATTTCACGGGCGCGGTTGCACCGCGGGACATCCCTGCCGAACTCGCGCAGTGCGACGTCCTGGTTCTGCCGAGTCGCTGGGAAAATTTCCCGTTCGCCTGCTGGGAAGCGATGGCCTCAGGCCGCGCGGTCATAGCCTCGTCGGCCGGCGGCATGGCAGAGGTGATCGAGCCGGGAATCAGCGGGCTTCTGGTAAGGCCCCGCTCGAGTCGGGCGATCGCCGACGCCGTCGTTGAGTTGGCCCAGTCGACCTTGCGCGTGGCAAGCCTCGGTTCGGCGGGCCGCGCGCGTGTGCAGGCGTTGCTATCCCCCGCGCGAGTTTACCCATTGCAACGCGCCGGCTACGAAAGGGCGAAAGCCGCAGCCCACCGGCGCCGGTCGATCAACGTGGCTCCCTCCCTCGCGTGA
- a CDS encoding glycosyltransferase family 4 protein: MDSIELRRSSNERLVEWHVCGGDRWRFVRATLARARISDRLVCGHVGQAPVALLAKTFNPRLRYYVVAHGIDVWARLPWLKRLALRRAARILCVSDYSRRELVRLSGIPEGRTAVLHNALYPSFEIGPGLPPSGAPVILAVTRITRADREKGVDHLVQALPAIRAAHPGAVLRVIGRGDDLGRLVDLSRQIGVADAVEFLGYVSDCRLVSELRACSLFALPSRKEGFGLVFVEAMAHGRPCVGARAGGIPEIITPETGLLVDYGDVPGLAAACVSGLERAWDESAILARAGEFSYPVFRAKLASLLEGRVGAATA; the protein is encoded by the coding sequence ATGGACTCCATCGAATTGCGGCGCTCCTCGAACGAACGGCTCGTGGAATGGCACGTATGCGGCGGCGACCGTTGGCGTTTTGTGCGCGCGACACTTGCTCGCGCGCGCATCTCCGATCGGCTGGTCTGCGGACATGTGGGGCAGGCGCCCGTCGCCCTGCTCGCCAAAACATTCAATCCGCGGCTTCGCTATTACGTCGTGGCCCATGGGATCGACGTCTGGGCGCGGCTACCGTGGCTCAAGCGGCTGGCGCTGCGCCGGGCCGCGCGTATTCTGTGCGTGAGCGATTACAGCCGCCGAGAACTCGTGCGTTTGAGCGGAATCCCCGAAGGTCGCACGGCGGTGCTGCATAACGCGCTCTACCCTTCGTTCGAAATCGGGCCGGGCCTGCCCCCCAGCGGCGCGCCCGTGATCCTCGCCGTCACGCGAATCACCCGCGCCGACCGGGAGAAGGGCGTGGACCATCTCGTGCAGGCGCTGCCGGCGATCCGTGCGGCACACCCCGGCGCTGTTCTCCGTGTCATCGGACGCGGCGACGACCTCGGCCGGCTCGTCGATCTGAGCCGCCAGATCGGAGTGGCGGACGCCGTGGAGTTCCTGGGCTACGTCAGCGATTGCCGGCTCGTCAGCGAGCTGCGCGCGTGTTCGCTTTTCGCGCTGCCGAGTCGCAAGGAAGGATTCGGCCTGGTGTTCGTAGAGGCCATGGCGCATGGGCGGCCGTGCGTGGGGGCCCGCGCGGGAGGGATTCCGGAAATCATCACGCCTGAAACCGGCCTGCTCGTCGATTACGGCGACGTGCCCGGCCTCGCGGCCGCCTGCGTCAGCGGACTCGAGCGGGCGTGGGATGAATCCGCGATCCTCGCCCGCGCCGGGGAGTTTTCGTATCCGGTATTTCGTGCCAAACTCGCCAGTCTGCTGGAGGGCCGCGTGGGCGCTGCGACCGCATGA
- a CDS encoding class I SAM-dependent methyltransferase gives MQAEARRRQLDRPNSPDEWQVLYAAPVTPVVKVESPVAQALVQLSVPGDVMLETGCGSASISAELGVADRIVQLADFSPAILERAQRLFAASGLSAPLNRLADLTQPLPWADKSVDITWSSGVLEHWQDDELVPILREMARVSRKRVVSFVPFAGSVFYRWGKWVSEQNGSWPYGRELPRQSLCSVFERAGLQRIVEYTLWPDAALNFMHMVDPELAPEVHRWWHAVPADDPLRRTQGYLLATIGEPGP, from the coding sequence TTGCAGGCCGAGGCGCGGCGGCGTCAACTCGATCGGCCAAATAGCCCTGACGAATGGCAGGTACTCTACGCCGCGCCGGTCACACCGGTGGTCAAGGTGGAGTCACCGGTTGCACAGGCCTTGGTGCAGCTCAGCGTTCCCGGCGATGTGATGCTCGAAACCGGCTGCGGCAGTGCGAGTATTTCGGCTGAACTCGGGGTCGCCGACCGCATTGTCCAGCTCGCTGACTTTAGCCCCGCAATCCTGGAAAGGGCGCAAAGACTGTTTGCCGCGTCGGGGCTGTCCGCACCACTAAACCGGCTGGCCGACCTCACCCAGCCGCTCCCCTGGGCCGACAAATCCGTGGACATCACCTGGAGTAGCGGCGTGCTCGAGCACTGGCAAGACGATGAACTGGTGCCCATTCTCCGCGAAATGGCGCGGGTCAGTCGGAAACGCGTGGTCTCGTTTGTGCCGTTCGCCGGTTCCGTGTTCTATCGTTGGGGGAAATGGGTTTCCGAGCAGAACGGCTCTTGGCCGTACGGCCGCGAGCTTCCGCGGCAAAGCTTGTGCAGCGTGTTCGAGCGCGCCGGTTTGCAACGGATTGTTGAATACACGTTATGGCCCGACGCCGCTCTCAATTTTATGCACATGGTCGACCCGGAGCTCGCACCTGAGGTTCACCGCTGGTGGCACGCCGTGCCGGCGGACGATCCGCTGCGTCGCACACAAGGTTATCTCCTCGCCACGATAGGAGAGCCCGGACCGTAA
- a CDS encoding ABC transporter permease has product MNPPVMRGEVILEAGQGEAHYWRDLWRYRELLGFLAWRDIKVRYKQATLGAAWALFQPIVTMVIFTFVFGRLAKMPDGGVPYPVLVLAGLLPWQLFSASLSGASGSLVGNSHLISKVYFPRLVIPISAIGVALVDFAIVLGLFVVVSLWFGVVPTWHWLMLPVFIALTLLLALGAGLWLTSLTVKFRDFRFIVPFLLQVGVFVSPVGYRTDHFANWRAVLALNPLTGVIDGYRWCLLGGRQTLDPLALEYAVILTAILVLTGLWYFRRTERQFADII; this is encoded by the coding sequence ATGAACCCTCCCGTCATGCGCGGAGAAGTGATACTGGAAGCCGGCCAGGGTGAGGCTCACTACTGGCGTGATCTGTGGCGCTATCGCGAACTGCTCGGCTTTCTCGCGTGGCGCGACATCAAGGTGCGCTACAAGCAGGCCACGCTGGGCGCGGCGTGGGCGCTCTTCCAGCCGATCGTCACGATGGTGATTTTCACGTTCGTGTTTGGCCGCCTCGCGAAAATGCCCGACGGCGGCGTGCCCTACCCGGTGCTCGTGCTCGCCGGACTCCTGCCCTGGCAGCTCTTCTCCGCCTCGCTTAGTGGCGCCAGCGGCAGCCTCGTGGGCAACTCGCACCTCATCTCCAAGGTGTACTTTCCCCGGCTCGTCATCCCAATTTCCGCTATCGGTGTCGCGCTCGTGGATTTTGCCATCGTGCTCGGACTTTTCGTGGTGGTGTCGCTCTGGTTTGGAGTGGTACCGACGTGGCACTGGCTGATGCTGCCGGTCTTCATCGCGCTCACCCTCCTCCTGGCGCTCGGCGCCGGCCTCTGGCTCACCAGCCTTACGGTGAAGTTCCGGGACTTCCGGTTCATCGTCCCCTTTCTGCTGCAGGTCGGCGTGTTTGTATCGCCCGTGGGATATCGCACCGATCACTTCGCGAACTGGCGTGCGGTGCTGGCCTTGAATCCGCTGACCGGTGTGATCGACGGATACCGCTGGTGTTTGCTCGGCGGCAGGCAAACGCTCGACCCGCTCGCGCTCGAGTACGCGGTCATCCTCACCGCGATCCTGGTCCTCACCGGATTGTGGTACTTCCGGCGAACGGAGCGCCAATTCGCCGACATCATCTGA